A region of Methanocorpusculum labreanum Z DNA encodes the following proteins:
- a CDS encoding nucleotide-binding protein, with amino-acid sequence MKLAIASGKGGTGKSMTAANLAFTLASDRLVSLVDCDVEEPNLHLFFPSKTTPRDVTLPIPVFDASICTLCGACGEFCRYGAVSVLPKKLLFFPDLCHSCGGCTLLCPEHAIHEESKRIGTLSVSTPLPGLKLVTGTLDSGSPLAVPIIHAVKLEAEPDPLVILDTAPGTSCPVVEALEGCDACILVTESTPFGLHDLELAVDVTKRLGIPAGVIINRSDGKDEETLRFCEQQDLPVLLTIPFSREIAAVQNRGDLLCRAYPEWQKEFLSVFSKAESLLEAKS; translated from the coding sequence ATGAAATTAGCAATAGCCAGTGGAAAAGGGGGAACCGGGAAGAGTATGACAGCAGCGAATCTTGCCTTCACCCTTGCATCGGATCGTTTGGTCAGTCTCGTTGATTGTGATGTGGAGGAACCCAATCTTCATCTGTTCTTTCCCTCCAAAACCACACCGCGTGACGTAACGCTGCCGATACCGGTGTTCGATGCATCCATCTGTACCCTATGTGGAGCATGCGGAGAGTTCTGTCGATACGGCGCAGTCTCCGTACTGCCGAAAAAACTCCTGTTTTTTCCTGATCTCTGCCATTCCTGCGGCGGATGCACACTTCTGTGTCCTGAGCACGCGATCCATGAAGAATCCAAACGTATCGGGACACTCTCTGTCTCCACGCCGCTTCCCGGCCTGAAGCTGGTGACGGGTACGCTGGATTCGGGCAGCCCCCTTGCCGTTCCCATTATCCACGCGGTAAAACTTGAGGCCGAACCGGATCCTCTTGTTATTCTGGACACGGCTCCGGGAACATCCTGTCCGGTCGTCGAGGCGCTTGAAGGATGCGATGCCTGTATCCTCGTTACCGAGTCGACGCCGTTTGGCCTGCATGATCTCGAACTTGCGGTTGATGTGACCAAACGTCTCGGGATCCCGGCCGGAGTCATCATCAATCGGAGTGACGGAAAGGATGAAGAGACACTCAGGTTCTGTGAACAGCAGGATCTTCCGGTCCTGCTGACGATACCGTTCAGCCGTGAGATCGCCGCCGTTCAAAACAGGGGCGATCTCCTCTGCCGGGCATATCCTGAGTGGCAGAAGGAATTTCTTTCGGTCTTTTCCAAGGCTGAATCACTTCTGGAGGCAAAGTCATGA
- a CDS encoding ATP-binding protein produces the protein MIRMAVVSGKGGTGKTMITAALSRLLKGSLVLADCDVDAANLSLVLSPRLIRTDPFMGMKAAVIDPELCTECGACLEHCRFHAVEMDDGAYLINPSRCEGCAVCTIVCPADAVSMQPRQTGVIMYSEVDRGHLVHARLVPGAGNSGLLVHAVKKTALREDGDAEKFLVDGPPGTGCPLISSVSGMNAVIVVTEPSVSGLHDMKRVITVCRQFRLKIFVVINRYDLDLIKTEEIEAYCQKEIIPLIGKIPFDPAVISAVRAGVPVTDQGSGPASLSICGIADTLEKELGNLAAQ, from the coding sequence ATGATTAGGATGGCTGTTGTCAGCGGAAAGGGGGGCACAGGAAAGACGATGATAACTGCGGCCCTCTCCCGCCTTCTGAAAGGATCTCTCGTGCTTGCGGATTGTGATGTGGATGCTGCCAATCTCTCTCTAGTTCTGTCTCCCCGGCTGATCAGAACAGATCCGTTCATGGGAATGAAGGCGGCGGTGATCGACCCTGAGCTCTGTACAGAGTGCGGGGCGTGCTTGGAGCACTGTCGTTTTCATGCTGTAGAGATGGATGACGGGGCCTATCTGATCAATCCTTCGCGGTGTGAGGGGTGTGCGGTCTGTACGATCGTCTGTCCTGCTGATGCCGTGTCAATGCAGCCCAGACAGACGGGAGTCATCATGTATTCGGAGGTCGACCGGGGTCATCTGGTCCATGCGCGGCTCGTACCTGGTGCAGGAAATTCCGGCCTTCTCGTCCATGCAGTGAAAAAAACCGCCTTACGGGAGGACGGAGATGCTGAGAAGTTTCTCGTTGACGGGCCTCCCGGGACCGGATGTCCTTTGATTTCGTCGGTGAGCGGGATGAACGCCGTAATCGTGGTCACCGAACCGAGCGTATCCGGTCTTCATGATATGAAACGGGTCATCACTGTCTGCCGGCAGTTCCGATTGAAGATCTTTGTCGTTATCAACCGGTATGATCTTGATTTAATCAAGACGGAGGAGATCGAGGCCTACTGTCAGAAGGAGATCATCCCTCTTATTGGAAAGATTCCATTTGACCCGGCAGTGATATCAGCCGTTCGTGCCGGTGTTCCAGTAACGGATCAAGGTTCAGGTCCTGCATCTCTCTCGATCTGCGGGATAGCGGATACCCTTGAAAAGGAGTTGGGAAATCTTGCCGCCCAGTAA
- a CDS encoding DUF134 domain-containing protein, which produces MPPSNENDECRGRRGRPRRNRGMYDSIHARCYAPQCNIHENIEVVYLFPEEIAALDLIDIQQLDQEEAALRIGVSRKTIWRDVHEGRRKMADAIIHGKVIVMKECSDRGNGTCPKQNMNLCPKTDGGVCPRSSVMSDQTDDSRSDA; this is translated from the coding sequence TTGCCGCCCAGTAATGAAAATGATGAGTGCCGGGGACGAAGAGGCCGCCCGCGGAGAAACCGGGGAATGTATGATTCGATACACGCCCGGTGTTATGCTCCTCAGTGCAATATCCATGAAAACATTGAAGTGGTGTATCTATTCCCTGAGGAGATTGCCGCGCTTGACCTGATCGATATCCAGCAGCTTGATCAGGAGGAGGCAGCGCTTCGTATCGGGGTCTCCAGAAAAACCATATGGCGTGATGTACATGAAGGGCGGCGTAAAATGGCCGATGCAATCATACATGGCAAAGTGATCGTGATGAAGGAGTGTTCGGATCGGGGGAACGGTACATGCCCAAAACAGAATATGAATCTGTGTCCTAAGACGGACGGAGGGGTCTGCCCCCGTTCTTCTGTCATGTCCGATCAAACGGATGATTCTCGATCTGATGCCTGA
- a CDS encoding KamA family radical SAM protein, producing MKPKYITSISALDNLVGLAPKEREMMERVTDVFPFRANDYYLSLIDWKDRRDPIRAIIVPDPRELESGGSNDPSCEKDYTKKPGLQHKYDQTGLLLLTDVCGGICRFCFRKRLFMSCERETVRDVSENIAYIREHTEITNVLLTGGDPLTLDTRHLESVLRELREIPHVSIIRIGSKMLAYNPYRILNDAELLSVLSRYSTPEKRIYLMAHFNHPNEITDVSIQAAEALQKADVIVVNQTPILNGINAESETLTTLFRKLSFAGIAPYYVFQCRPATGNGLFQVPVEESYDIVQGAWKNCSGLAKRARFIMSHSTGKVEVVGKDAENIFMRYHQAAENDDIGKFMTFPTNPKATWFDDYLTGSDSVKN from the coding sequence ATGAAACCAAAGTACATTACATCTATTTCTGCGCTTGACAATCTTGTCGGGCTTGCTCCCAAAGAACGGGAGATGATGGAGAGAGTGACCGACGTATTCCCATTTCGGGCCAACGACTATTATCTATCACTTATCGACTGGAAAGACCGGAGGGACCCAATCAGAGCTATCATCGTCCCTGACCCCCGTGAGCTTGAATCCGGCGGATCAAATGACCCCTCCTGTGAAAAAGATTATACCAAAAAACCCGGTCTCCAGCACAAATATGATCAGACCGGACTTCTGCTTTTGACCGATGTCTGCGGCGGGATATGCCGTTTCTGTTTTCGAAAACGCCTTTTTATGTCCTGCGAACGCGAGACCGTGAGGGACGTATCCGAAAATATTGCGTATATCCGGGAGCACACGGAGATCACCAACGTTCTTCTGACCGGCGGAGACCCCCTGACACTTGATACCCGGCATCTCGAATCCGTGCTCCGTGAACTTCGCGAGATACCGCATGTAAGCATCATCCGGATCGGAAGTAAGATGCTGGCATACAATCCGTATCGTATCCTCAACGATGCTGAACTTCTTTCTGTCCTCTCGCGGTACAGCACCCCGGAAAAACGGATATATCTGATGGCACACTTCAATCATCCCAATGAGATCACAGACGTCTCGATACAGGCGGCAGAAGCTCTGCAGAAAGCCGATGTGATTGTTGTTAACCAGACGCCGATCCTTAATGGAATCAATGCCGAATCGGAGACACTTACAACACTTTTCCGCAAACTCTCCTTCGCCGGCATCGCGCCCTACTATGTTTTCCAGTGCAGACCGGCAACAGGCAATGGACTGTTCCAGGTACCGGTTGAAGAGTCCTATGACATTGTACAGGGAGCCTGGAAAAACTGCTCAGGCCTTGCAAAACGGGCAAGATTTATCATGTCGCACTCGACCGGAAAGGTCGAGGTAGTTGGGAAAGATGCAGAAAATATTTTCATGCGATATCATCAGGCGGCAGAAAACGATGACATTGGAAAGTTCATGACCTTTCCGACGAACCCAAAAGCAACGTGGTTCGATGACTATCTTACAGGTTCTGATTCTGTAAAGAACTAA
- the ablB gene encoding putative beta-lysine N-acetyltransferase gives MKPTDSVTTYGKSILQHGPFNNRIYFMTLAPDDLPGIIRYADDLAEKEGYTKIVGKVPLSSAEHFFHAGYIIEASIPAFYQGREKAVFMAKYTNPARREINGSDKQTEMLAAVQNHTAHRKDGYLSEGFALRPAQTDDADNLAALFQRVFPTYPFPIFDPEYLKKSMQDNVRYFLIMHGEKITAAAACEVDEVSLTAEMTDFAADPLYRGRGFAGILLSEMEKAMKREGIITGYTIARSISLPMNAVFAGAGYRFGGMLPNNTSISGAIESMNIWYKKL, from the coding sequence ATGAAACCAACTGATTCCGTGACCACATATGGAAAAAGTATACTTCAGCACGGCCCTTTCAACAACAGGATCTACTTCATGACACTTGCACCAGATGACCTGCCAGGGATCATCAGGTATGCAGATGATCTTGCCGAAAAGGAGGGATACACCAAAATCGTTGGAAAAGTTCCCTTATCTTCTGCAGAACATTTTTTCCATGCAGGCTACATAATTGAAGCATCCATCCCCGCATTCTATCAGGGCAGAGAAAAAGCAGTGTTCATGGCGAAATACACCAACCCTGCCAGAAGAGAGATCAATGGATCAGACAAACAGACAGAGATGCTTGCTGCAGTTCAGAATCATACTGCTCATCGAAAGGATGGATATCTTTCGGAAGGGTTCGCCCTTCGGCCCGCACAAACCGATGATGCCGACAATCTTGCAGCCTTGTTTCAACGGGTCTTTCCAACGTACCCTTTCCCAATCTTTGATCCCGAATATCTCAAAAAATCCATGCAGGACAACGTACGCTATTTTCTCATCATGCATGGAGAGAAGATTACTGCAGCGGCGGCATGCGAAGTTGATGAGGTGAGCCTGACTGCAGAGATGACGGATTTTGCAGCAGATCCCTTGTATCGCGGCAGGGGATTTGCAGGAATTCTGCTTTCCGAGATGGAAAAGGCTATGAAGCGGGAAGGAATCATCACAGGATATACCATCGCCAGATCGATTTCTCTCCCTATGAATGCAGTTTTTGCAGGGGCTGGTTACCGATTCGGCGGGATGCTGCCAAACAACACCAGCATAAGCGGAGCGATCGAGAGCATGAATATCTGGTACAAAAAACTTTAA
- the kamA gene encoding lysine 2,3-aminomutase: MTLQTESLEKTADTETQTNESGAFSKGRYAGIDDGEYWKNWKWQVRHAVRSIDMVQQVLGITFDPKEREELQRTVEKFPISITPYYLSLIDTEDYRNDPIFRQAFPSPAELIVENYELSDPLAEDKDSPCECITHRYPDRVLFLVSNTCAMYCRHCTRKRKVGDKDSIPDREKILEGIAYIRENTQIRDVLLSGGDPFMLSDESLDWILTELTAIPHVEVIRIGTRVPVVLPFRITNQLVDILKKHKPIWINTQFNHPKEMTPSAQAAVAKLVDAGIPLGNQSVLLARINDCPVIMKELVHQLVKNRIRPYYLYQCDLSEGISHFRTPIAKGIEIMESLIGHTSGFAVPRYVVDAPGGGGKIPVSPNYLLTWSVNKVVLRNYEGIICTYQEPAVYDRIICDQNCDACKLQLNIRNADESKVVGVAKLLADYDDTTTLIPENNERLERREDETN; the protein is encoded by the coding sequence ATGACACTCCAGACAGAGTCTCTGGAGAAAACCGCAGACACAGAGACGCAAACGAACGAGAGTGGTGCCTTTTCAAAGGGAAGATACGCCGGGATTGATGACGGTGAATACTGGAAAAACTGGAAATGGCAGGTCAGGCATGCGGTCAGAAGTATCGACATGGTCCAGCAGGTACTGGGAATAACGTTTGATCCAAAAGAACGAGAAGAACTCCAGAGAACTGTAGAGAAGTTCCCAATCAGTATCACCCCATACTACCTCTCGCTTATCGATACCGAGGATTACCGAAATGACCCGATTTTCAGGCAGGCATTCCCATCTCCTGCAGAACTCATCGTAGAAAATTATGAGCTCAGTGATCCGCTTGCAGAAGATAAAGACAGTCCATGCGAATGTATCACCCACAGGTATCCGGATCGAGTTCTGTTTCTTGTCAGTAATACCTGTGCAATGTACTGCAGACACTGTACACGGAAACGAAAAGTAGGTGATAAAGATTCCATCCCAGACCGTGAAAAAATCCTTGAAGGCATTGCCTACATACGTGAAAACACCCAGATTCGCGACGTACTCCTTTCAGGAGGAGATCCGTTTATGTTGAGTGATGAGAGCTTGGACTGGATACTTACCGAACTTACCGCCATCCCGCATGTAGAAGTGATACGAATCGGGACAAGAGTTCCTGTCGTCCTCCCGTTTAGGATCACCAATCAGCTGGTCGACATTCTCAAAAAGCACAAACCGATCTGGATCAATACACAGTTCAATCACCCAAAAGAGATGACTCCGTCAGCCCAGGCAGCAGTTGCAAAACTTGTCGATGCCGGAATTCCGCTTGGAAATCAGTCGGTCCTCCTTGCACGGATTAACGACTGCCCGGTCATCATGAAAGAACTGGTACATCAACTGGTGAAAAACCGAATTCGGCCTTATTATTTGTATCAGTGCGATCTGTCTGAAGGAATCAGTCATTTCCGAACACCCATCGCGAAAGGAATCGAGATCATGGAAAGTCTGATCGGACACACCAGCGGATTTGCCGTCCCAAGATATGTGGTGGATGCGCCGGGAGGAGGAGGGAAAATCCCTGTGTCTCCAAATTATCTCTTGACATGGTCGGTAAACAAAGTAGTTCTTAGAAACTATGAAGGAATCATCTGCACATATCAGGAGCCGGCGGTTTATGACAGAATTATCTGTGATCAGAATTGCGATGCCTGCAAACTCCAGCTAAACATACGAAATGCAGATGAATCGAAGGTGGTCGGCGTCGCAAAGCTTCTCGCCGATTATGATGATACAACTACACTGATCCCGGAAAATAACGAACGTCTTGAAAGGAGGGAGGATGAAACCAACTGA
- a CDS encoding methanogenesis marker 8 protein, which produces MKDEHIIEAIGMTRIVIRNGKVVEVGEPAVDFCPLAKRFATPVDPITKESVQKNIESRIKTFGMCTKERQVLDQETFVLFGASELMSTGLRTKTLDAAVICSDGAGTVIVRTPDLVQGLGGRMSGLVSTTPHPEVIRKIEESGGIVIDKETAKLDVLAGLTRAKAEGWTKTAVTVAGFQHELAEEIRAEYPEALIIAVHTSGVASAENAERLVAASDLVFACASKYVRAAVSKALVQGGVGVPVYAMTRAGKRLIMERLIETDQQILVKNTKLPVEDMGKQPEPLV; this is translated from the coding sequence ATGAAAGACGAACATATTATCGAGGCGATCGGAATGACGCGTATCGTCATCAGGAACGGAAAAGTTGTGGAGGTTGGAGAGCCGGCAGTCGATTTCTGTCCTCTTGCAAAACGGTTTGCCACACCGGTCGACCCGATCACAAAAGAGTCAGTGCAAAAGAACATCGAGTCGCGAATCAAAACCTTCGGGATGTGTACAAAAGAACGGCAGGTTCTTGACCAGGAAACCTTCGTCCTCTTCGGCGCATCCGAACTGATGAGCACGGGTCTGAGAACAAAGACCCTTGACGCAGCGGTCATCTGCTCGGACGGCGCAGGAACGGTGATTGTTCGAACACCCGATCTTGTTCAGGGACTCGGCGGAAGGATGTCCGGTCTTGTTTCAACGACTCCCCATCCAGAAGTAATCAGAAAAATAGAAGAGTCAGGCGGCATTGTTATCGACAAAGAGACCGCAAAACTCGACGTCCTTGCAGGACTTACCCGGGCAAAAGCCGAAGGATGGACGAAAACGGCAGTGACCGTTGCGGGATTCCAGCATGAACTTGCAGAAGAAATTCGTGCAGAATATCCGGAAGCACTGATAATCGCGGTTCACACATCAGGGGTTGCAAGCGCCGAAAATGCAGAGAGACTCGTCGCCGCCTCTGACCTTGTCTTTGCCTGTGCCTCGAAGTATGTTCGTGCCGCCGTGTCCAAAGCATTGGTACAGGGAGGCGTTGGCGTGCCGGTGTATGCTATGACTCGAGCAGGAAAACGTCTGATCATGGAAAGACTGATTGAAACAGATCAGCAGATCCTGGTGAAAAATACCAAGCTACCGGTCGAAGATATGGGAAAACAGCCGGAACCTTTAGTTTAA
- a CDS encoding heparan-alpha-glucosaminide N-acetyltransferase: MRGSRYFELDAARGIALILMILYHILFCLYFFGTGLVPWFDPYTMSGAPIAFLFIVIAGISLVLSTGRETSPVKAAKKLVIRSLYLLCIAAVITIVTWIVYPEETVVFGILHLIGVATILAIPFVVMKVKPYVPLVFGLICIVLSPFVSMLRGPAFLIPFGITYNGFATLDYEPLIPWFGVVLLGVALGQVIYKGGVRRGILTRLGEMPRVLAPLCFIGRHTLIIYIVHVPIIIGVLFLLGLVSL; the protein is encoded by the coding sequence ATGAGAGGGTCACGCTACTTTGAACTGGACGCTGCACGCGGGATTGCCCTTATTCTGATGATCCTCTATCATATCCTCTTCTGTCTGTACTTTTTCGGCACTGGACTTGTCCCCTGGTTTGATCCGTATACCATGTCGGGTGCGCCGATCGCTTTTCTTTTTATCGTGATTGCCGGCATATCCCTCGTATTATCCACCGGCCGCGAAACAAGTCCGGTAAAGGCGGCGAAGAAACTTGTGATTCGATCGCTTTATCTTCTTTGCATTGCAGCCGTCATTACGATAGTAACCTGGATCGTTTATCCTGAGGAAACGGTCGTCTTTGGTATCCTTCATCTGATCGGCGTTGCCACGATACTTGCCATCCCGTTTGTCGTAATGAAAGTCAAACCATATGTCCCCCTCGTGTTTGGACTGATCTGTATTGTTCTCTCTCCTTTCGTCTCAATGCTGAGGGGACCGGCATTTCTGATCCCGTTCGGTATTACGTATAATGGATTTGCTACGCTGGACTACGAACCCCTTATTCCCTGGTTCGGTGTTGTTCTTCTCGGTGTGGCGCTCGGTCAGGTCATCTATAAAGGCGGTGTCCGTCGTGGAATCCTCACCCGGCTCGGCGAAATGCCCCGCGTACTTGCTCCGCTTTGCTTTATTGGACGTCACACACTGATCATCTATATCGTCCATGTGCCGATCATCATCGGCGTCTTATTCCTGCTCGGTCTCGTCAGCCTGTAA
- the pscS gene encoding O-phospho-L-seryl-tRNA:Cys-tRNA synthase, whose translation MKCCDNIDARMVDETSINLDPIQVGGRLTPEAMKAMISWGDGYSVCDNCRKPFRLDYIEKPPLKDFHVDVAEWLGMAQARTVPGARRGFQQVAGTYVEKGDPVLIGALAHYTSYLSVELQKGIVREIPKTADNHITAEDTANRIEDVVREFGIAPKLLYIDHVDYQFGNMHDVKGIAKVAHQYDIPVLYNGVYTVGIMPVNGKDLGVDFIIGSGHKSMAAPAPSGILAATEERANEVFRTTQMEGDLTGRKFGIKEVGILGCSLMGAPIVGLLASFPTVKARVEHFDEELANSKIVVEALRFIEGTKILSEYPRKHTLTRVDTTGSFDQVAQTHKKRGFFLSSALGKKGITGIIPGATKVWKFNTYGMTKKQAEYVADTYLEIAETNGLTIN comes from the coding sequence ATGAAATGCTGTGATAATATCGACGCACGCATGGTCGACGAGACTTCCATCAATCTTGATCCTATCCAAGTGGGGGGCCGTCTGACACCCGAAGCGATGAAAGCGATGATTTCCTGGGGAGACGGTTACTCGGTCTGTGACAACTGCAGAAAACCGTTCCGCCTGGATTATATCGAGAAACCGCCGCTGAAAGATTTCCATGTGGATGTTGCCGAATGGCTTGGCATGGCTCAGGCACGCACGGTCCCCGGCGCACGCCGCGGATTCCAGCAGGTTGCAGGTACCTACGTGGAAAAAGGCGATCCTGTTCTGATCGGTGCGCTTGCCCACTATACTTCATATCTCTCCGTCGAACTTCAGAAAGGAATCGTTCGCGAGATCCCAAAAACTGCCGACAACCATATCACGGCAGAAGATACCGCAAACCGGATAGAGGATGTTGTCCGGGAGTTCGGTATCGCGCCGAAACTGCTCTACATCGATCATGTGGATTACCAGTTCGGGAACATGCATGATGTGAAAGGCATCGCAAAGGTCGCTCATCAGTATGATATTCCCGTTCTCTACAACGGTGTTTACACAGTGGGTATCATGCCGGTGAACGGCAAAGATCTCGGCGTCGACTTCATCATCGGATCTGGCCACAAAAGCATGGCTGCTCCTGCCCCGTCGGGAATTCTTGCCGCGACCGAGGAGCGGGCCAACGAGGTTTTCCGCACGACGCAGATGGAAGGCGACCTCACAGGGAGAAAATTCGGCATCAAAGAGGTTGGGATTCTCGGATGTTCTCTGATGGGTGCTCCGATCGTCGGACTTCTTGCCTCCTTCCCGACGGTAAAGGCCCGCGTTGAACATTTCGACGAGGAACTTGCCAACAGCAAAATCGTTGTCGAGGCACTTCGATTCATTGAGGGAACGAAGATCCTTTCCGAGTATCCAAGAAAACACACCCTGACACGCGTGGACACCACCGGTTCGTTTGATCAGGTCGCGCAGACCCACAAGAAGCGCGGCTTTTTCCTGTCGAGTGCTCTTGGAAAGAAGGGAATTACCGGTATTATTCCCGGCGCCACCAAGGTGTGGAAGTTCAACACCTACGGCATGACCAAAAAGCAGGCCGAGTATGTAGCGGATACATATCTTGAGATCGCGGAAACGAATGGTCTGACCATCAACTGA
- a CDS encoding TIGR04084 family radical SAM/SPASM domain-containing protein translates to MFFHLIVTDDCNLCCSYCRGKMFEEEDPAGNSPGTIDDTICENLSFPLADLYVFLAKDPNAVLTFIGGEPLIRSDLVMEIMDHAPVKRFMLQTNGTLLGKLSSEYTNRFETILISIDGEKDLTDRHRGEGMYDLVLGTADLTRSNGYTGELIARMTVAEDTDIFSAVTHLAEHFSSIHWQMDADFTGDFSRRRFAAWSEGYNAGIRRLVSEWVSRIETTGVVPKWYPFLSTTEDLLLGRSSKLRCGSGYVNYSIMTNGRIAPCPIMVGMADYYAGDIRDADPLFLPEIPIREPCLSCDIYGFCGGRCLYSNIVRPWRGEYHLVCGTVRNLHDALMENLPRIRAIIDEGKLDLDAFAHTRYNGCEIIP, encoded by the coding sequence ATGTTTTTCCATCTGATCGTGACCGATGACTGTAATCTCTGCTGTTCGTACTGCAGGGGAAAGATGTTCGAGGAGGAAGACCCTGCCGGGAATTCACCGGGCACGATTGATGATACGATCTGCGAGAATCTGTCGTTTCCGTTGGCGGATCTCTATGTGTTTCTTGCAAAAGATCCAAACGCGGTTCTCACGTTTATCGGCGGCGAGCCGCTCATCCGATCCGATTTGGTTATGGAGATCATGGATCATGCCCCGGTAAAACGGTTCATGCTCCAGACGAATGGGACCCTTCTTGGAAAACTCTCTTCTGAATATACGAACCGGTTCGAGACGATCCTTATCTCTATCGACGGGGAAAAGGATCTGACCGACAGGCACCGCGGCGAGGGAATGTACGATCTCGTGCTTGGCACCGCCGATTTGACTCGTTCCAACGGATATACAGGCGAGCTTATCGCCAGAATGACGGTTGCCGAAGACACGGATATTTTTTCAGCCGTCACCCATCTTGCAGAACACTTCAGTTCGATCCACTGGCAGATGGATGCGGATTTTACCGGTGACTTCTCCCGTCGGAGATTTGCCGCGTGGAGCGAGGGATATAATGCAGGTATTCGCCGGCTCGTTTCCGAATGGGTTTCCCGGATCGAGACGACGGGTGTTGTTCCCAAATGGTATCCGTTTCTTTCGACGACCGAAGATCTTCTGCTTGGCCGCTCGTCAAAACTCAGGTGCGGCTCGGGGTACGTGAATTACAGTATTATGACCAACGGCCGGATCGCCCCCTGTCCGATCATGGTTGGGATGGCGGATTATTATGCGGGCGATATCAGAGATGCCGACCCCCTTTTCCTTCCGGAAATACCAATCCGTGAACCATGTCTTTCCTGCGATATATACGGATTCTGCGGTGGCCGTTGTCTTTACTCGAATATTGTCCGTCCGTGGCGCGGCGAATATCACCTCGTCTGCGGAACCGTCAGGAATCTGCATGATGCCCTTATGGAAAATCTTCCCCGTATCCGGGCGATTATCGATGAAGGCAAACTTGATTTGGATGCATTTGCCCACACACGATATAACGGATGCGAGATAATACCCTGA
- a CDS encoding sulfite exporter TauE/SafE family protein has protein sequence MEPVFICILIGTGLLAGFMSGLLGVGGGFLYAPVMYFVLRHSGVPDDMAILVAFGTSLAAAFPTVLTGAVGHTKKGNVVWRDAFIMGLCGTVTGFIGGTVATYLPVQILTILFSVMLILGAIRLVTCLPSGTGERMPAPLAGGIGGTAGFMSGLLGVGGGTILVPLMVLLGKFSMKKAAATSSAAIVFITLGGILSYLVNGFSAGINLSEYGFYLIGYIDVMMWAILVITAIPMVLFAVRISCRVPEVWLRRIFFILMLVIAIRMLLP, from the coding sequence ATGGAACCCGTCTTCATCTGTATTCTGATAGGAACCGGCCTTCTTGCCGGCTTCATGTCCGGTCTTCTTGGAGTGGGGGGCGGGTTTTTGTATGCTCCTGTGATGTATTTTGTTCTTCGCCATTCTGGGGTTCCCGATGACATGGCGATTTTGGTGGCATTCGGTACGAGCCTGGCTGCGGCGTTTCCAACCGTGTTGACCGGCGCCGTTGGTCATACAAAAAAAGGGAATGTTGTCTGGCGGGACGCTTTTATCATGGGATTATGTGGTACGGTGACCGGATTCATCGGAGGTACGGTCGCCACGTATCTGCCGGTCCAGATTCTCACGATTCTATTTAGTGTAATGCTGATCCTTGGTGCGATCCGGTTGGTAACCTGTCTGCCGTCGGGTACTGGAGAGAGAATGCCCGCCCCTCTTGCCGGCGGGATCGGCGGTACCGCAGGATTCATGTCGGGACTTCTAGGCGTTGGCGGCGGAACTATTCTTGTACCGCTTATGGTACTTCTGGGAAAATTTTCGATGAAAAAAGCGGCCGCAACCTCTTCCGCTGCAATAGTCTTTATAACGCTTGGCGGGATACTCTCGTATCTGGTGAATGGTTTTTCGGCCGGGATCAATCTCTCAGAATATGGATTTTACCTAATCGGCTACATTGATGTCATGATGTGGGCGATCCTCGTCATTACCGCAATACCAATGGTTTTGTTTGCCGTCAGAATCTCGTGCCGCGTGCCGGAGGTCTGGCTTCGGCGCATATTTTTTATCCTGATGCTGGTGATCGCCATCCGGATGCTGCTTCCGTGA